A section of the Arabiibacter massiliensis genome encodes:
- a CDS encoding NYN domain-containing protein — protein sequence MDTKQSSEKRFALLIDADNVSAKYIKPITDELSKYGTVTYKRIYGDWTLTLHAKWKDALLENSITPIQQFGYTQGKNATDSAMIIDAMDILYTRSVEGFCIVSSDSDFTRLASRIRESGLTVIGMGEKKTPVPFRKACDIFTTLELLLPNAGANAKSNGRAKGARPEQAVSTGAQNAGPSIEEIEQAVVNIITDNLNNGKSTGLGEVGSRLLKRYPDFDVRSYGTNQLKKLLDEFGGVVVTKDGSSVTVELAEDKEGAKEPVRKPAKEAPAKEPEPEEPAEKPEAAAEEEPSAKPAARRSPRRRREHAAAPVEAAERPAQEASPVESPVEPEAAAEPVAEQDASEAPARKPARRGKRGGAKRSRAQTSQPEQEAPAEAAQEPAPASEPEPAASAEAPAKRRAPRAKKPAAAPAPEQPAGQASPDRFIRQLVRESGAEGIAISELAKRVRATYRDFKVRDLGYPQFRAYVADLDDVDIEKVGKDFIARLAE from the coding sequence GTGGATACCAAGCAATCGTCTGAAAAGCGGTTCGCGCTCTTGATCGACGCCGACAACGTGTCGGCCAAGTACATCAAGCCCATCACCGACGAGCTGTCGAAGTACGGCACCGTCACCTACAAGCGCATCTACGGCGACTGGACGCTCACGCTCCACGCCAAATGGAAGGACGCGCTGCTGGAGAACTCCATCACGCCCATCCAGCAGTTCGGCTACACGCAGGGCAAGAACGCCACCGACTCGGCCATGATCATCGACGCGATGGACATCCTGTACACGCGCTCGGTGGAGGGCTTCTGCATCGTGTCGAGCGACAGCGACTTCACGCGGCTCGCCAGCCGCATCCGCGAGAGCGGCCTCACGGTCATCGGCATGGGGGAGAAGAAGACGCCCGTGCCGTTCCGCAAGGCGTGCGACATCTTCACCACGCTCGAGCTGCTGCTGCCCAACGCCGGCGCCAACGCGAAGTCGAACGGCCGGGCCAAGGGCGCGCGCCCGGAGCAGGCCGTCTCGACCGGCGCGCAGAACGCCGGGCCGTCGATCGAGGAGATCGAGCAGGCCGTGGTGAACATCATCACCGACAACCTGAACAACGGCAAGTCCACCGGCCTCGGCGAGGTGGGCAGCCGCCTCTTGAAGCGCTATCCGGACTTCGACGTGCGCAGCTACGGCACGAACCAGTTGAAGAAGCTGCTCGACGAGTTCGGGGGCGTCGTGGTCACCAAGGACGGCAGCTCGGTGACCGTCGAGCTCGCCGAGGACAAGGAGGGCGCGAAGGAGCCCGTCCGCAAGCCCGCTAAGGAGGCGCCGGCGAAGGAGCCCGAGCCCGAGGAGCCGGCCGAGAAGCCCGAGGCGGCCGCCGAGGAGGAGCCCTCCGCCAAGCCCGCAGCACGCCGCTCGCCGCGCCGCCGCCGCGAGCACGCCGCCGCCCCGGTCGAGGCCGCCGAGCGCCCGGCGCAGGAGGCCTCGCCCGTCGAGTCGCCGGTCGAGCCGGAAGCGGCTGCCGAGCCCGTCGCCGAGCAGGACGCTTCCGAAGCGCCCGCTCGCAAGCCGGCCCGTCGCGGCAAGCGCGGCGGGGCCAAGCGCTCCCGCGCGCAGACGTCCCAGCCGGAGCAGGAGGCCCCGGCGGAGGCGGCGCAGGAGCCCGCGCCCGCGTCCGAGCCCGAGCCTGCCGCGTCCGCGGAGGCGCCCGCCAAGCGCCGCGCACCCCGCGCGAAGAAGCCCGCAGCCGCGCCTGCCCCCGAGCAGCCCGCCGGGCAGGCCTCGCCCGACCGTTTCATCCGCCAGCTCGTGCGCGAGTCCGGCGCGGAGGGCATCGCCATCTCCGAGCTCGCCAAACGCGTGCGCGCCACGTACCGCGACTTCAAGGTGCGCGATCTGGGCTATCCGCAGTTCCGCGCCTACGTGGCCGACCTAGACGACGTCGACATCGAGAAGGTGGGCAAGGACTTCATCGCGCGCCTGGCGGAGTAG
- a CDS encoding DUF4230 domain-containing protein → MKKIVMLVAAVALVAAGVFGTIAVQRTLEPSVSLSSTSIQEQLSNCSELATAKLEYRGLVRYEQGDIDFINKKAFSMVYDAEVRAGVDLSQASVDISGNVVTVRLPAAKMLGVEIDPESIEFYDSSFALFNWENRQDTTEALKLAQQDADGKVDQTDMLAEATEQAHTLVENLLRPFTEGDNAYTIQVVDA, encoded by the coding sequence ATGAAGAAGATCGTCATGCTCGTCGCGGCTGTGGCGCTCGTCGCGGCCGGCGTGTTCGGAACCATCGCCGTGCAGCGCACGCTCGAGCCGAGCGTCTCGCTGTCCTCCACGTCCATCCAGGAGCAGCTGTCCAACTGCAGCGAGCTGGCCACGGCCAAGCTCGAGTACCGCGGCCTCGTGCGCTACGAGCAGGGCGACATCGACTTCATCAACAAGAAGGCCTTCTCGATGGTCTACGACGCCGAGGTGCGCGCGGGCGTCGACCTGTCGCAGGCTTCCGTCGACATCAGCGGCAACGTGGTCACGGTGAGGCTGCCCGCCGCCAAGATGCTGGGCGTGGAGATCGATCCGGAGTCCATCGAGTTCTACGATTCCTCGTTCGCGCTGTTCAACTGGGAGAACCGCCAGGATACCACCGAGGCGCTCAAACTCGCCCAGCAGGACGCCGACGGCAAGGTGGATCAGACCGACATGCTCGCCGAGGCCACCGAGCAGGCGCACACCCTCGTGGAGAACCTGCTGCGGCCCTTCACCGAGGGCGACAACGCCTACACCATCCAAGTGGTCGACGCGTAG
- the tig gene encoding trigger factor, which produces METKVEALEDNRTKVTVTVDAKDIDARIKKTYKDFANKYNFPGFRKGKAPRPIIDNALGKEAVLATVTDEVVNGSYPLAIDDCGLFPISKPAFDETDLVEGGKPYTFAFTVEVKPEFELSSYEPVAIELPAEGVSDAEIDEQIEGLREHYYTFEDASAATKVKADSYIDLAMKATDDKGEEIPALTTDNRPYGLGANLFPAEFDEQLVGLKKGQSATFSLDMPADPPIMLASLAGKTEKIDFEVEVKVVKKKNLPEVTDEWAKDTLGFEGLEDLRTRISESLAQQKAGMLPRLKESACLNAVAERLEGDVPQAMCEDAEATLIQDFFQQLQSQGMSFDMYLAQQGLTPDQFKEDVKKQAADITRQDLALDAWARHFKMEADGKDVTEEFVKSGVEDPAALEKEWRQNGQLHMVRQGIMRTKAVYDLMEKAVVTEIDPAAKKDEAKKPAKKAAKKPAKKADAAEAPEAEAAEKPAKKPAAKKAKKEEAPEAASDAE; this is translated from the coding sequence GTGGAAACAAAAGTTGAGGCATTGGAAGACAACCGCACGAAGGTGACCGTCACCGTCGATGCCAAGGATATCGATGCCCGCATCAAGAAGACCTACAAGGACTTCGCCAACAAGTACAACTTCCCCGGGTTCCGCAAGGGCAAGGCCCCGCGCCCGATCATCGACAACGCCCTGGGCAAGGAAGCCGTGCTGGCCACGGTCACCGATGAGGTCGTGAACGGCTCCTACCCCCTCGCCATCGACGACTGCGGCCTGTTCCCCATCTCCAAGCCCGCCTTCGACGAAACCGACCTGGTGGAGGGCGGCAAGCCCTACACGTTCGCGTTCACCGTGGAAGTGAAGCCGGAGTTCGAGCTTTCCAGCTACGAGCCCGTCGCCATCGAGCTGCCCGCCGAGGGCGTCTCCGACGCCGAGATCGACGAGCAGATCGAGGGGCTGCGCGAGCACTACTACACGTTCGAGGACGCCTCGGCCGCCACGAAGGTGAAGGCCGACAGCTACATCGACCTGGCCATGAAGGCCACCGACGACAAGGGCGAGGAGATCCCGGCCCTCACGACGGACAACCGCCCCTACGGCCTGGGCGCGAACCTGTTCCCGGCCGAGTTCGACGAGCAGCTCGTCGGCCTCAAGAAGGGGCAGAGCGCCACGTTCTCCCTCGACATGCCGGCCGATCCGCCCATCATGCTGGCGTCGCTGGCGGGCAAGACCGAGAAGATCGACTTCGAGGTCGAGGTCAAAGTGGTCAAGAAGAAGAACCTGCCCGAGGTCACCGACGAGTGGGCCAAGGACACGCTGGGCTTCGAGGGCCTGGAGGACCTGCGCACCCGCATCTCCGAGTCCCTTGCGCAGCAGAAGGCCGGCATGCTGCCGCGCCTGAAGGAGAGCGCCTGCCTGAACGCCGTGGCCGAGCGCCTCGAGGGCGACGTGCCCCAGGCCATGTGCGAGGACGCCGAGGCCACCCTCATCCAGGACTTCTTCCAGCAGCTCCAGAGCCAGGGCATGTCGTTCGATATGTACCTCGCGCAGCAGGGCCTCACGCCCGACCAGTTCAAGGAGGACGTGAAGAAGCAGGCCGCCGACATCACGCGCCAGGACCTCGCGCTCGACGCGTGGGCCCGCCACTTCAAGATGGAGGCCGACGGCAAGGATGTCACCGAGGAGTTCGTGAAGAGCGGCGTGGAGGATCCTGCGGCGCTTGAGAAGGAATGGCGCCAGAACGGCCAGCTCCACATGGTGCGCCAGGGCATCATGCGCACCAAGGCCGTCTACGACCTCATGGAGAAGGCCGTCGTGACCGAGATCGATCCGGCCGCCAAGAAGGACGAGGCCAAGAAGCCGGCCAAGAAGGCCGCCAAGAAGCCCGCGAAGAAGGCCGACGCCGCCGAGGCCCCCGAGGCCGAGGCCGCCGAGAAGCCGGCCAAGAAGCCTGCCGCCAAGAAGGCGAAGAAGGAGGAGGCCCCCGAGGCCGCGTCCGACGCCGAGTAG
- a CDS encoding ATP-dependent Clp protease proteolytic subunit: MSFDTKSALIPYVIEQSPRGERSYDIYSRLLNERIIFLGEQIDDQVANSVVAQLLHLESADPDKDISLYINSPGGSVTAGMAILDTMDFIKCDVSTICLGECASMAAVLLSHGAKGKRLCLPNSLVLIHQPSGGAQGQQTEIAIVADYMLKTRKRLNEILANNTGQTLETIQADTERDNYMTAEEAVAYGLVDRITTSRAAAPSSDE, encoded by the coding sequence ATGAGCTTTGACACCAAATCCGCATTGATCCCCTACGTCATCGAGCAGTCGCCGCGCGGCGAGCGCAGCTACGACATCTACTCGCGCCTGCTGAACGAGCGCATCATCTTTTTGGGCGAGCAGATCGACGACCAGGTGGCGAACTCCGTGGTGGCGCAGCTGCTGCACCTCGAGAGCGCCGACCCCGACAAGGACATCTCGCTCTACATCAACTCGCCGGGCGGCTCGGTGACGGCGGGCATGGCCATCCTCGACACGATGGACTTCATCAAGTGCGACGTGTCCACCATCTGCCTGGGCGAATGCGCCTCGATGGCCGCCGTGCTGCTGTCCCATGGCGCCAAGGGCAAGCGCCTGTGCCTGCCCAACTCGCTCGTGCTCATCCACCAGCCCTCCGGCGGCGCGCAGGGCCAGCAGACCGAGATCGCCATCGTGGCCGACTACATGCTGAAGACCCGCAAGCGCCTGAACGAGATACTCGCGAACAACACGGGCCAGACGCTCGAGACCATCCAGGCCGACACGGAGCGCGACAACTACATGACCGCCGAGGAGGCCGTGGCCTACGGCCTGGTCGACCGCATCACCACCTCGCGCGCAGCCGCGCCGAGCTCCGACGAGTAG
- the clpX gene encoding ATP-dependent Clp protease ATP-binding subunit ClpX, which yields MNDRRDDEFEGRGSEDITCAFCGKHPHQVAAMISGPNGIYICDECISVCADAMMRDLGLNVPAFDAAAALEQQPSRAETGRHARVGEEAHVASVADPSPADLLTDLPTPHELYAELSEHVVGQEDAKKALSVAVYNHYKRISLGADAEDGDVELAKSNIMLLGPTGSGKTLLAQTLARTLQVPFAIADATTLTEAGYVGEDVENILLKLMTAADFDIPRAEIGIIYIDEIDKVARKAENLSITRDVSGEGVQQALLKIVEGTEASVPPQGGRKHPQQELIHIDTTNILFILGGAFVGLADIIAARVGKSGLGFNSELPESKKHAEAELLAKVLPEDLNKYGMIPEFVGRIPVVTSLSELSEEDLVRILTEPKNALVKQYTKMFDFEDSELTFEPDALTAIAHEAVEHGTGARGLRSICERVLQDVMYDLPEHDGPSAVTVRASDITGETKPEITPVAKSVEKSA from the coding sequence ATGAACGACAGACGCGACGACGAATTCGAAGGCCGGGGCAGCGAGGATATAACGTGCGCCTTCTGCGGGAAGCATCCGCACCAGGTGGCGGCCATGATCTCGGGGCCCAACGGCATCTACATCTGCGACGAGTGCATCTCGGTGTGCGCCGACGCCATGATGCGCGACCTGGGGCTCAACGTCCCCGCGTTCGACGCCGCCGCGGCGCTCGAGCAGCAGCCGTCGCGCGCTGAGACGGGACGCCATGCGCGGGTCGGCGAGGAGGCGCACGTCGCCTCGGTCGCCGATCCGTCGCCCGCCGACCTGCTGACCGACCTGCCCACGCCCCACGAGCTGTACGCCGAGCTCTCCGAGCACGTGGTGGGGCAGGAGGACGCCAAGAAGGCGCTCTCCGTAGCCGTGTACAACCACTACAAGCGCATCAGCCTGGGCGCGGATGCCGAGGACGGCGACGTGGAGCTGGCCAAGAGCAACATCATGCTTCTGGGCCCCACGGGATCGGGCAAGACGCTCCTGGCCCAGACGCTCGCGCGCACGCTGCAGGTGCCGTTCGCCATCGCGGACGCCACCACGCTCACCGAGGCGGGCTACGTGGGCGAGGACGTGGAGAACATCCTCTTGAAGCTCATGACGGCGGCGGACTTCGACATCCCGCGCGCCGAGATCGGCATCATCTACATCGACGAGATCGACAAGGTGGCCCGCAAGGCCGAGAACCTGTCCATCACGCGCGATGTTTCGGGCGAGGGCGTGCAGCAGGCGCTCCTGAAGATCGTGGAGGGCACCGAGGCCAGCGTGCCGCCGCAGGGCGGGCGCAAACACCCCCAGCAGGAGCTCATCCACATCGACACCACGAACATCCTGTTCATCCTGGGCGGCGCGTTCGTGGGCCTGGCCGACATCATCGCCGCGCGCGTGGGCAAGAGCGGCCTCGGGTTCAACTCCGAGCTTCCCGAGTCCAAGAAGCACGCCGAGGCGGAGCTTTTGGCCAAGGTGCTGCCGGAGGACCTGAACAAGTACGGCATGATCCCCGAGTTCGTGGGCCGCATCCCCGTGGTCACGTCGCTGTCGGAGCTGTCGGAGGAAGACCTCGTGCGCATCCTCACCGAGCCGAAGAACGCGCTGGTGAAGCAGTACACGAAGATGTTCGACTTCGAGGACTCGGAGCTCACGTTCGAGCCCGACGCGCTCACGGCCATCGCGCATGAGGCCGTGGAGCACGGAACGGGCGCGCGCGGCCTGCGTTCCATCTGCGAGCGCGTGCTGCAGGACGTCATGTACGACCTGCCCGAACACGACGGGCCGTCTGCGGTGACCGTGCGGGCGAGCGACATCACGGGAGAGACGAAGCCGGAGATAACGCCGGTAGCGAAGAGCGTGGAGAAGAGCGCGTAG
- a CDS encoding valine--tRNA ligase, translating into MAEKKIDYDFQAHERPLFDAWRDGGYFQRGEGFGAKKAQPYTIVIPPPNITGVLHMGHALNDTIQDTCIRRARMQGRPARWILGTDHAGISTQTKVDKKLADQGISRLEIGREAFIEACYDWYKEYGTTIVNQIKGMGCSCDYADEHFTLEPAYVKAVRKLFVQWYHDDLIYKGKRIVNWCPHCTTSISDDEAEYVDEAGHLWYLRYPLTEPVDGLEYLVVATTRPETMLGDTGVAVNPKDERFAHLVGKTVTLPLVGREIPIFADWHVDREFGTGCVKTTPAHDPNDWAMGERNGLERINIFDETAHVVDGYGKFSGMDRDEAREAVVAAFDELGLLDHVEDHDHSVMTCYRCHTKLEPWESEQWFVAVDGLKKDAARVVEDGSIQFHPERWRQVYLDWLENLKDWCISRQLWWGHRIPMFYCDACGWEDASVEDIDVCPVCGAPVRQDEDVLDTWFSSQLWPFATMGWTEEGMDAPEMRDCYPTQVLSTARDIMGLWVARMVMASMYCTGKIPFEHVIIHPTVMAADGKPMSKSRGNGVDPLRLMQDYGADGMRFGLLMQVTGAQDMRFNEAKLESSRNFANKIRNAARFVMMNLDGYEPGAPAPTTPVDRWIFSRLAGLVARLDAAFDGFEFGEATRELYAFFWNEFCDWYIEFSKARLGAGADPADRAACQRNLVFVLDQALRLLHPIMPFVTEEIYQELPVDRSVAPYLIGAAWPDAQELAKYVDVDAERAIQMVTETVSAIRSTRARYGISPKTELAVAVKAGEADVALLEAQRGLIEGMGNTSSLAIAADAQKPAESSVSLAPGLEVYIVLSGLVDFDAERERLAKEQAKLATDAAKLDKKLSNPGFLAKAAPEIVEKDRAKHAELADKLARVEAQLAELG; encoded by the coding sequence ATGGCAGAGAAGAAGATCGACTACGACTTCCAGGCGCACGAGCGCCCGCTGTTCGACGCGTGGCGCGACGGCGGCTACTTCCAGCGCGGAGAGGGCTTCGGCGCCAAGAAGGCCCAGCCCTACACCATCGTCATCCCGCCGCCGAACATCACGGGCGTGCTGCACATGGGCCACGCCTTAAACGACACCATCCAGGATACGTGCATCCGCCGCGCGCGCATGCAGGGCCGTCCTGCGCGCTGGATCCTCGGCACCGACCACGCCGGCATCTCCACGCAGACCAAGGTGGACAAGAAGCTGGCCGACCAGGGCATATCCCGCTTGGAGATAGGCCGCGAGGCGTTCATCGAGGCGTGCTATGACTGGTACAAGGAGTACGGCACCACCATCGTGAACCAGATCAAGGGCATGGGCTGCAGTTGCGACTACGCCGACGAGCACTTCACCCTGGAGCCGGCGTATGTGAAGGCCGTGCGGAAGCTCTTCGTGCAGTGGTACCACGACGACCTCATCTACAAGGGCAAGCGCATCGTGAACTGGTGCCCGCACTGCACCACGTCCATCTCCGACGACGAGGCCGAGTATGTGGACGAGGCGGGGCATCTGTGGTACCTGCGCTACCCCTTGACCGAGCCGGTGGACGGCCTGGAGTATCTGGTGGTGGCCACCACGCGTCCCGAGACGATGCTCGGCGACACGGGCGTGGCGGTGAACCCGAAGGACGAGCGATTCGCGCACCTGGTGGGCAAGACGGTGACGCTGCCGCTCGTGGGCCGCGAGATCCCCATCTTCGCCGACTGGCATGTGGACAGGGAGTTCGGCACCGGCTGCGTGAAGACCACGCCCGCGCACGACCCGAACGACTGGGCCATGGGCGAGCGGAACGGCCTTGAGCGCATCAACATCTTCGACGAGACGGCGCACGTGGTGGACGGCTACGGGAAGTTTTCCGGCATGGACCGCGACGAGGCCCGCGAGGCCGTGGTGGCCGCGTTCGACGAGCTGGGGTTGCTCGACCACGTGGAGGACCACGACCACTCGGTCATGACGTGCTACCGCTGCCACACGAAGCTGGAGCCCTGGGAGTCCGAGCAGTGGTTCGTGGCCGTGGACGGCCTGAAGAAGGACGCCGCGCGCGTGGTGGAGGACGGCAGCATCCAGTTCCATCCCGAGCGCTGGCGCCAGGTGTACCTGGACTGGCTGGAGAACCTGAAAGACTGGTGCATCTCGCGCCAGCTGTGGTGGGGGCACCGCATCCCCATGTTCTACTGCGACGCGTGCGGCTGGGAGGACGCCAGCGTGGAGGACATCGACGTGTGCCCCGTGTGCGGCGCGCCGGTGCGCCAGGACGAGGACGTGCTGGACACGTGGTTCTCGTCGCAGCTGTGGCCCTTCGCCACGATGGGCTGGACCGAAGAGGGCATGGACGCGCCCGAGATGCGCGACTGCTATCCCACGCAGGTGCTGTCCACCGCGCGCGACATCATGGGGCTCTGGGTGGCGCGCATGGTGATGGCGTCGATGTACTGCACGGGGAAGATCCCGTTCGAGCACGTCATCATACATCCCACGGTGATGGCGGCCGACGGCAAGCCCATGTCGAAGAGCCGCGGCAACGGCGTGGACCCGCTGCGCCTCATGCAGGACTACGGCGCCGACGGCATGCGCTTCGGCCTCTTGATGCAGGTAACGGGCGCGCAAGACATGCGCTTCAACGAGGCGAAGCTGGAAAGCTCGCGCAACTTCGCGAACAAGATACGCAACGCGGCGCGCTTCGTGATGATGAACCTCGACGGCTACGAGCCGGGCGCGCCTGCGCCCACCACGCCGGTGGACCGCTGGATCTTCTCGCGGCTGGCGGGGCTGGTGGCGCGCCTCGATGCCGCGTTCGACGGCTTCGAGTTCGGCGAGGCCACGCGCGAGCTGTACGCGTTTTTCTGGAACGAGTTCTGCGACTGGTACATCGAGTTCTCGAAGGCGCGCCTGGGGGCCGGCGCCGACCCAGCCGACCGTGCGGCGTGCCAGCGAAACCTCGTGTTCGTGCTCGACCAGGCGCTGCGGCTGCTGCACCCCATCATGCCGTTCGTGACCGAGGAGATCTACCAGGAGCTTCCGGTGGATCGCAGCGTTGCCCCGTACCTCATCGGGGCCGCGTGGCCGGACGCGCAGGAGCTCGCGAAGTACGTGGATGTGGACGCCGAGCGCGCCATCCAGATGGTGACGGAAACGGTGTCGGCCATTCGCAGCACGCGCGCCCGCTACGGCATCTCGCCGAAGACGGAGCTGGCCGTGGCCGTGAAGGCGGGGGAGGCCGACGTGGCGCTCCTGGAGGCGCAGCGCGGGCTCATCGAGGGCATGGGCAACACATCCTCGCTGGCCATCGCCGCCGATGCCCAGAAGCCGGCCGAGTCCAGCGTGTCGCTCGCGCCGGGGCTCGAGGTGTACATCGTGCTGTCCGGCCTCGTGGACTTCGATGCCGAGCGCGAGCGCTTGGCCAAGGAGCAGGCGAAACTGGCGACGGACGCCGCCAAGCTCGACAAGAAGCTCTCCAACCCGGGCTTCTTGGCCAAGGCCGCGCCCGAGATCGTGGAGAAGGACCGCGCCAAGCACGCCGAGCTCGCCGACAAACTGGCCCGCGTGGAAGCGCAGCTTGCCGAGCTGGGGTAG
- a CDS encoding type II toxin-antitoxin system RelE/ParE family toxin produces the protein MGEWEVNLNLIQPWLEGLDSDAAAHVKRTLAVLRREGPSLGRPLVDSVSGSAFGNMKELRPPSPGRSEIRILFAFDPNRRAVMLLAGDKSSGGTRERWNRWYARAIPRADRLFRRYLKELEEAE, from the coding sequence ATGGGCGAATGGGAAGTCAACTTGAACTTGATCCAGCCATGGCTCGAGGGATTGGACAGCGACGCGGCTGCGCATGTCAAGCGGACGTTGGCGGTGCTGAGGAGGGAGGGTCCGAGTCTCGGTAGGCCGCTTGTGGACTCGGTGAGCGGGTCGGCGTTCGGGAACATGAAGGAGCTCAGACCCCCTTCTCCTGGAAGAAGCGAGATAAGGATACTCTTCGCGTTCGATCCGAACCGAAGGGCTGTGATGCTCCTTGCCGGCGATAAATCATCCGGCGGAACGCGTGAACGGTGGAATCGGTGGTATGCTCGGGCGATCCCGAGAGCCGATAGGCTGTTTAGACGATACCTGAAAGAGCTGGAGGAGGCGGAATGA
- a CDS encoding helix-turn-helix domain-containing protein: MKSLTIEEYFATRDDITPEMEERARLAVEAKIKGYELQQARKACHMTQKEVAARMGVSQKRISDLEKGDVDILQVDTLRRYIASLGGKLEVNAVLPDRTICIV; this comes from the coding sequence ATGAAAAGCCTTACTATCGAAGAGTATTTTGCGACGCGTGACGACATTACCCCTGAAATGGAGGAACGAGCCCGCCTTGCCGTCGAGGCGAAGATCAAAGGGTACGAGCTGCAGCAGGCGCGCAAGGCATGCCATATGACGCAGAAGGAGGTGGCCGCCAGGATGGGTGTGAGCCAGAAGCGCATCTCCGACCTGGAGAAAGGCGACGTCGATATTCTGCAGGTAGACACCCTGCGCCGCTACATCGCAAGCCTCGGCGGCAAGCTCGAAGTGAACGCCGTCCTTCCCGACCGCACCATCTGCATCGTGTGA
- a CDS encoding zinc ribbon domain-containing protein: MTDLLSQLWTPELQAAFTVVVVLLVILYVLSIVWVVRDAYLRGSFWYVWAIVALIPLLGVIAYCLLRPPLLQIDRDEQELEIALKQRELMKYGECANCGYPVEADFVLCPNCHQRLKNLCGTCNHALDPTWTVCPYCATPVAGGPRATRRNARTSQPHQAASQQRQARPAQLEQGNVQ, translated from the coding sequence ATGACTGATCTGCTGTCCCAGCTGTGGACGCCCGAGCTGCAGGCCGCCTTCACCGTGGTCGTGGTGCTGCTCGTCATCCTGTACGTGCTTTCCATCGTCTGGGTGGTCCGCGACGCGTACCTGCGCGGCTCCTTCTGGTACGTGTGGGCCATCGTCGCGCTCATCCCGCTGCTCGGCGTGATCGCATACTGCCTGCTCCGCCCGCCGCTGCTGCAGATCGACCGCGACGAGCAGGAGCTCGAGATCGCCCTCAAGCAACGCGAGCTCATGAAGTACGGCGAATGCGCCAACTGCGGCTATCCGGTGGAGGCCGACTTCGTGCTGTGCCCGAACTGCCATCAGCGCTTGAAGAACCTCTGCGGCACCTGCAACCACGCGCTCGATCCCACCTGGACCGTGTGCCCCTACTGCGCCACGCCCGTGGCCGGCGGCCCCCGCGCGACGCGCCGCAACGCCCGAACGTCCCAGCCGCACCAGGCGGCATCCCAGCAGAGGCAGGCACGGCCCGCTCAGCTCGAGCAGGGCAACGTGCAGTAA